The following proteins are encoded in a genomic region of bacterium:
- a CDS encoding winged helix-turn-helix transcriptional regulator: MNAALDTLDRTFQALAHPTRRAVLARLGQRPATVSELAEPFDLALPSFLQHLRLLESAGLVTTRKRGRVRIVQLRPQALQETTRWLEEQRHTWERRLDRLDDYLSTMEDP, encoded by the coding sequence ATGAACGCCGCCCTCGACACCCTCGACCGGACCTTCCAGGCCCTCGCCCACCCGACCCGTCGGGCGGTGCTGGCGCGCCTGGGTCAGCGTCCGGCCACGGTGTCCGAACTGGCGGAGCCGTTCGACCTGGCGCTGCCCTCGTTCCTGCAGCACCTGCGTCTGCTCGAGTCGGCCGGCCTGGTCACGACCCGCAAGCGCGGGCGCGTCCGGATCGTCCAACTGCGTCCGCAGGCCCTGCAGGAGACCACCCGTTGGCTCGAGGAGCAGCGCCACACCTGGGAACGTCGTCTCGACCGACTGGACGACTACCTGTCCACCATGGAGGACCCATGA
- a CDS encoding rhodanese-like domain-containing protein, producing MKIRSLVAAVPAADAAVALAHFEARLTFETDCWDVHHALSNDRRDFVLLDVRSADLFAAGHVPGALHLKHAEIDAKRMAAWADNTLFVVYCAGPHCNGANKAAVRLARLGRPVKEMIGGLEGWKDEGFALADADNPWTQP from the coding sequence ATCCGGTCCCTGGTCGCGGCCGTGCCCGCCGCTGACGCCGCCGTTGCTCTCGCCCACTTCGAAGCCCGACTCACCTTCGAGACCGACTGCTGGGACGTGCACCACGCCCTGAGCAACGACCGCCGGGACTTCGTGCTCCTGGACGTGCGCAGCGCCGACCTGTTCGCGGCCGGCCACGTGCCGGGCGCCCTTCACCTGAAGCATGCCGAGATCGACGCCAAGCGCATGGCTGCGTGGGCGGACAACACGCTCTTCGTCGTCTACTGCGCGGGCCCACATTGCAACGGCGCGAACAAGGCCGCGGTGAGGCTCGCGCGGCTGGGACGACCGGTCAAGGAGATGATCGGCGGCCTCGAGGGCTGGAAGGACGAGGGGTTCGCCTTGGCCGACGCCGACAACCCCTGGACCCAACCCTGA
- a CDS encoding SRPBCC family protein, whose amino-acid sequence MSTTRPVIDPELDLVLERVVDVRPELVWQAWTRPEHIVNWFTPDPWKTIACEIDLRPGGVFSTTMQSPEGETQPANAGCFLEVIENRKLVWTDALGPGYRPKDVAFMTATILLEPHGDGGTRYTAIAQHANPDTKQQHAEMGFEHGWGTVLTQLVAYVKGW is encoded by the coding sequence ATGAGCACCACCCGCCCCGTCATCGATCCGGAACTCGACCTCGTGCTCGAGCGCGTCGTCGACGTCCGTCCCGAGCTCGTCTGGCAGGCCTGGACCCGCCCCGAGCATATCGTGAACTGGTTCACGCCCGACCCCTGGAAGACCATCGCCTGCGAGATCGACCTGCGCCCCGGCGGCGTCTTCTCCACCACCATGCAGTCGCCCGAGGGCGAGACCCAGCCCGCCAACGCCGGCTGCTTCCTCGAGGTGATCGAGAACCGCAAACTCGTCTGGACCGACGCCCTCGGCCCCGGCTACCGCCCCAAGGACGTCGCCTTCATGACGGCCACGATCCTGCTCGAGCCGCACGGCGATGGCGGCACGCGCTACACGGCCATCGCCCAGCACGCCAACCCCGACACGAAACAGCAGCACGCGGAGATGGGGTTCGAGCACGGCTGGGGCACGGTGCTCACGCAGCTCGTCGCCTACGTGAAGGGGTGGTGA